A part of Vigna radiata var. radiata cultivar VC1973A chromosome 11, Vradiata_ver6, whole genome shotgun sequence genomic DNA contains:
- the LOC106776301 gene encoding MOB kinase activator-like 1A has translation MSLFGIGRNQRTFRPKKSTPSGSKGAQLRKHIDATLGSGNLREAVKLPPGEDLNEWLAVNTVDFFNQVNLLYGTLTEFCTPENCRTMSAGPKYEYRWADGVQIKKPIEVSAPKYVEYLMDWIEAQLDDESIFPQKLGSPFPANFKEVVKTIFKRLFRVYAHIYHSHFQKIVSLKEEAHLNTCFKHFILFTCEFGLIDKKELAPLQELIETIIVPY, from the exons ATGAGCCTCTTCGGTATAGGCAG AAACCAGAGAACATTCCGTCCAAAAAAAAGTACTCCATCTGGAAGTAAG GGAGCTCAACTTAGAAAACATATTGATGCCACATTGGGTAGTGGAAATCTGAGGGAAGCAGTAAAGCTACCTCCTGGGGAGGATTTAAATGAGTGGCTAGCTGTCAACA CTGTTGATTTCTTCAACCAGGTGAATCTGCTTTATGGTACCCTTACAGAGTTCTGTACTCCCGAGAATTGTAGGACAATGTCTGCAGGACCCAA GTATGAATATAGATGGGCAGATGGTGTACAAATTAAAAAACCTATTGAGGTTTCTGCTCCAAAATATGTAGAATATCTGATGGACTGGATTGAAGCACAGCTTGATGATGAATCCATATTCCCTCAGAAGCTTG GTTCACCGTTTCCTGCCAACTTCAAGGAAGTTGTGAAGACGATATTCAAGCGTTTGTTCCGTGTATATGCTCACATATATCATTCTCACTTTCAGAAAATTGTGAGCCTCAAAGAAGAGGCCCACTTAAATACTTGCTTCAAGCATTTTATACTCTTCACCTGT GAGTTTGGGCTGATTGACAAAAAGGAGCTGGCACCCCTTCAAGAGCTTATAGAGACCATTATCGTCCCATACTAG
- the LOC106776326 gene encoding transmembrane protein 45B, which yields MGSFKGHALPGTLFLVIGLWHIWGSVVRYVRNPKKFEVRVWNPVPGFDGRLKHLELYVITIGAFIDMCIELLYSTHLKFFVNGVLNPSHMNDFEHSGMLLMFFIFGVVALLSQETRFLPLPEGALCLIAASAFCAEYLLFYFHSTTHKGLEGYYHTLLVFLVGLCILSSIAGALLPTSFPVDLCNGIAIALQGLWFYQTAFVLYGPMMPSGCKLGEMSVTCHSADSEVRGELLANFQLFVAVLVVLVGTVVSYGFAASRYGKYEVKTLHAFQVGFDED from the exons ATGGGATCTTTCAAGGGTCATGCTTTGCCGGGGACACTGTTTCTTGTAATTGGGTTGTGGCACATATGGGGCTCTGTGGTGAGATATGTTCGTAATCCTAAGAAATTTGAGGTGAGGGTTTGGAATCCCGTGCCAGGGTTTGATGGAAGGCTCAAGCACCTGGAGCTGTATGTTATTACAATCGGTGCTTTCATTGACATGTGCATCGAGCTCTTGTATTCAACTCACCTCAAGTTTTTTGTTAATGGAGTCCTTAATCCTTCTCATATGAATGACTTTGAGCACTCAGGAATGCTTCTCATGTTTTTCATCTTCGGTGTCGTTGCCTTGCTTTCCCAAGAGACCAG ATTTCTTCCATTGCCAGAAGGTGCTCTTTGTTTGATTGCAGCCTCAGCATTCTGTGCAGAGTACCTTCTATTCTACTTCCACTCGACAACACACAAGGGTCTTGAGGGCTATTATCACACGCTCCTTGTCTTCCTGGTGGGACTCTGCATTTTATCTTCAATTGCTGGAGCCCTTTTGCCAACAAGCTTTCCAGTGGATTTATGCAATGGCATTGCTATAGCACTGCAAGGTTTATGGTTCTATCAGACTGCATTTGTTCTGTATGGCCCTATGATGCCAAGTGGTTGTAAGCTTGGGGAGATGAGTGTCACATGTCATTCCGCTGATAGTGAGGTTCGGGGTGAATTGCTTGCTAACTTTCAGCTCTTTGTTGCTGTTCTTGTGGTCCTTGTGGGAACTGTGGTATCATATGGCTTTGCTGCATCAAGATATGGGAAGTATGAAGTTAAGACTTTGCATGCATTTCAGGTTGGATTTGATGAGGATTGA